A window of the Zeugodacus cucurbitae isolate PBARC_wt_2022May chromosome 4, idZeuCucr1.2, whole genome shotgun sequence genome harbors these coding sequences:
- the LOC105212503 gene encoding uncharacterized protein F23B12.7, translating to MAPNTAPAISVTSQPKNKKIVFDDEGEVLDEAIVKKSNAGKKEKKKTLQADDSDQSINTATAVSITTQPKNKKIVFGDEGEVLDEAALKKLNAKKEKKRKKSKVNDTEQDIKSEDDAQESHEAEDDENDYFAKREKQRQKQKEENDEADTNRKWFNVYTDYPSTEEVLDMKDSEQMELYNICKNAFDAEMPTFLKHNASDARWLQTALRKGTAKDRANAGALLVTSNPLGNLEALSTLIGFTKISNKASNDVVTILVDLWKKVLLPPHRKLLSLQMRGADWKLVRKNTALTNDKQRRIYAYWHFENELKEHYFEFLKNLQQALQTGQEHNKNSAIVAASQLLSYAPEKEQMLLTLLINKLGDPTPKVASKALHHLTEVAHRHPNMCGVIVAESEKLLFRNNISDRAQHFALCFLSSIAPAGRPEVCTKLVNVCFALFKVLVQKGAVNNRTMQAILRCLQKAIVEAKPGEGSTEILTKDMQDTIYRLVHLADIHVSVQTLGLLLQLLTVKTEKSDRFYNALYKKMNDLEVVNIGVKTAAQLLNIIHRAIHIDTNVPRAQAFIKRLLQCALYMPSNTAAGCLIVVHKLLRSRKELAGGISHFGNGEKSNGELPAALQVQATDAELSKFDSDGEEKYEDIKDEDEGAEEVKSDEAAENPTTASSWHHAKVASTATEEKVREMAPSKYDPYHRAPSFAGAEFALRDELLLLREHYHPTIQVFAEKILNQNKIDYYGDPLRDFGLPHFLERFAFKNPKKLDSQKDEAPVISHKRYVAFGTRGKPIKNLTKTNCTEDEMFIFNFLEQKRAQAASSKVKKQPEAENEEDEMLKDGEIGDDEFEEYLGSYFGKKAKAAADAEEDEELDFLKELGGELKSEAKTKKKKKGADEDDDDDGMADVDADWGDDDIDEADFAGGSDASDDEEGSINENYDDDDDDGSISLDEEDAPADLSDDEADGSMSEGMSGAEDDDDDDDDEDSGLATSKGKKSQKRSLAMNGKSFAKKLKHSDDMSSLFAAADDFAELLEETGKTKGQGTSKAIFNKDKSSAKQMKWEEKRHSNSKSYTKRSKKAGVSKKNIGKKRK from the exons aTGGCGCCGAACACAGCTCCTGCAATTAGTGTAACGTcgcaaccaaaaaataaaaaaatcgtgttCGACGATGAAGGAGAAGTCCTGGATGAGGCAatcgttaaaaaatcaaatgctgGGAAAAAGGAAAAGAAGAAAACGCTGCAAGCAGATGATTCGGACCAAAGTATAAATACAGCAACTGCAGTTAGTATAACAACGCAaccaaaaaataagaaaatcgtATTCGGCGATGAAGGAGAAGTCTTGGATGAGGCagctcttaaaaaattaaatgcaaaaaaggaaaagaagaggaagaagtCTAAAGTAAATGATACGGAACAGGATATAAAATCTGAAGATGATGCGCAAGAATCCCATGAAGCGGAGGATGACGAAAATGATTACTTTGCCAAACGTGAAAAACAACGTCAAAAGCAGAAAGAAGAAAACGACGAAGCGGATACCAATAGAAAGTGGTTCAATGtg taTACTGATTATCCTTCAACGGAGGAGGTGCTAGACATGAAAGACTCGGAGCAGATGGAATTATACAATATATGCAAAAATGCTTTCGACGCTGAAATGCCAACTTTCTTGAAAC ATAATGCTTCAGATGCGCGTTGGTTACAAACTGCACTACGAAAGGGCACAGCTAAAGATCGTGCTAATGCCGGTGCATTATTAGTCACAAGTAATCCCTTAGGAAATTTGGAAGCGCTCAGCACTTTGATTGGTTTTACCAAAATATCGAATAAAGCATCCAACGATGTGGTGACTATATTGGTAGATTTGTGGAAAAAAGTTTTGCTGCCACCACATCGCAAACTTTTATCACTACAAATGCGTGGCGCTGATTGGAAGTTGGTGCGCAAAAATACGGCATTAACTAATGATAAACAACGGCGTATATATGCTTACTGGCATTTCGAGAATGAATTGAAAGAACACTACTTTG aatttctaaaaaatctaCAACAAGCGCTACAAACGGGTCAAGAACATAATAAGAATTCCGCCATAGTAGCTGCATCGCAATTGCTATCTTACGCACCTGAGAAAGAACAAATGTTACTAACATTACTAATCAACAAACTTGGTGATCCTACGCCTAAAGTCGCCTCAAAAGCATTGCATCACCTTACAGAGGTTGCGCATCGTCATCCCAATATGTGtggtgttattgttgctgaATCCGAGAAGTTACTTTTCCGTAACAACATCTCAGATCGCGCACAACATTTTGCGCTATGCTTTCTATCCAGTATAGCACCGGCGGGACGCCCTGAAGTTTGTACGAAATTGGTAAACGTATGCTTCGCTCTCTTCAAAGTGCTTGTACAGAAGGGCGCAGTGAATAATCGTACAATGCAAGCAATTCTACGTTGTTTACAAAAGGCCATTGTAGAGGCAAAACCGGGTGAAGGCTCCACGGAAATTCTCACCAAAGACATGCAGGACACCATTTATCGTCTAGTGCATTTGGCAGATATACATGTTTCAGTGCAGACATTGGGTTTACTCTTACAATTGCTGACTGTGAAAACCGAAAAGTCGGACCGCTTCTACAATGCACTCTATAAGAAGATGAATGACTTGGAAGTGGTGAATATTGGTGTTAAAACCGCTGCGCAACTACTGAATATCATTCATCGTGCCATACATATCGATACAAATGTGCCGCGTGCGCAAGCGTTCATCAAACGTTTGCTACAATGTGCGCTCTATATGCCCTCCAACACGGCCGCTGGTTGTCTGATTGTCGTGCATAAATTGTTGCGTAGCCGCAAAGAGTTGGCCGGCGGCATCAGTCATTTTGGTAATGGTGAAAAATCTAACGGTGAATTGCCAGCTGCTCTACAAGTGCAAGCTACCGATGCGGAATTGTCCAAGTTTGACAGTGACGGTGAGGAAAAATACGAGGATATCAAGGATGAAGACGAAGGTGCCGAGGAAGTTAAAAGCGACGAAGCTGCGGAAAATCCCACGACGGCTTCTTCATGGCATCACGCAAAGGTAGCATCAACAGCTACGGAGGAAAAAGTACGTGAAATGGCGCCAAGCAAATACGATCCGTATCATCGAGCGCCTTCTTTTGCTGGCGCTGAGTTTGCATTGCGTGATGAATTACTGCTGCTGCGCGAACATTACCACCCCACAATTCAGGTGTTTGCCGAGAAAATATTGAATC AAAACAAAATAGATTATTATGGTGATCCGCTGCGTGACTTCGGTCTGCCACATTTTCTGGAGCGCTTTGCCTTCAAAAACCCCAAAAAGTTAGATAGCCAAAAGGATGAGGCGCCTGTAATATCGCATAAGCGCTATGTGGCGTTCGGCACGCGCGGCAAGCCAATCAAAAATTTGACTAAGACCAACTGCACCGAGGACGAgatgtttattttcaatttccttgAACAGAAACGCGCGCAAGCAGCATCGAGCAAAGTAAAGAAGCAGCCTGAAGCTGAGAATGAGGAAGATGAAATGCTAAAGGACGGCGAAATAGGCGATGATGAATTTGAGGAATACCTTGGCAGTTACTTTGGCAAGAAAGCTAAAGCGGCGGCTGATGCTGAGGAAGATGAAGAGCTGGATTTCTTAAAAGAATTGGGTGGCGAATTGAAGTCGGAAGCcaaaacgaagaagaagaagaagggtgcagacgaagatgatgatgacgatggtATGGCAGACGTTGATGCAGATTGGGGTGACGATGATATCGACGAGGCTGATTTCGCCGGTGGTAGTGATGCATCTGACGATGAGGAAGGTTccattaatgaaaattatgatGACGACGATGATGATGGCTCAATATCACTAGACGAGGAGGATGCACCAGCTGATTTGAGTGACGATGAAGCAGATGGCAGCATGTCGGAGGGTATGAGTGGTGCCGAagacgacgatgatgatgatgatgatgaggatAGCGGTTTGGCAACTTCGAAGggtaaaaaatcacaaaaacgtTCACTAGCCATGAATGGGAAGAGTTTCGCAAAGAAACTTAAGCATAGCGATG ATATGAGTTCACTGTTCGCCGCCGCAGACGATTTTGCTGAACTTTTGGAGGAAACGGGTAAAACAAAGGGACAGGGTACTTCAAAGGCAATTTTCAATAAGGACAAATCTTCAGCGAAACAAATGAAATGGGAAGAGAAACGACACTCCAACTCAAAATCATACACCAAGCGTTCGAAAAAAGCTGGTGTGAGTAAAAAGAATAttggtaaaaaaagaaaataa
- the LOC105212504 gene encoding protein big brother, which produces MNEAALASMIYNDPIGIYEQPRPRFIFKMPRVVPDQKAKFESDELFRRLSRESEIRYTGYRERAQEERQMRFHNGCREGHTEISFVASGTNLQLVFNATQNPYLHDKECDFDKEHGKVYIKSYFIMNGVCVRFRGWLDLERLDGSGCLEFDERRAMHEDQILREQIERYNLRLREFEDSKRAYRDSRPEVDMEAVRRGVPSGGIGVGASMWRR; this is translated from the exons ATGAATGAAGCAGCATTGGCCAGCATGATTTACAACGACCCCATAGGCATCTATGAGCAGCCCAG GCCGCGCTTCATATTCAAAATGCCGCGTGTGGTACCCGACCAAAAGGCTAAATTCGAAAGTGATGAACTATTTCGTCGTCTAAGCCGGGAAAGTGAAATCCGTTATACTGGCTATCGCGAGCGTGCTCAGGAGGAACGACAAATGCGTTTCCATAACGGTTGTCGTGAGGGTCACACTGAAATATCATTTGTGGCATCGGGCACCAATCTACAACTGGTTTTTAATGCCACACAAAACCCATATTTGCATGATAAAGAGTGCGATTTTGATAAGGAACATggtaaagtatatataaaatcgTACTTCATAATGAACGGTGTGTGCGTGCGTTTTCGCGGTTGGCTCGATTTGGAACGTTTAGATGGTTCGGGTTGTCTCGAGTTCGATGAACGACGTGCAATGCATGAAGATCAGATATTGCGTGAACAAATCGAACGTTATAATTTGAGGCTGCGCGAATTCGAGGATTCCAAACGTGCATATCGTGATAGCCGACCAGAAGTCGACATGGAAGCTGTACGTCGTGGTGTACCCTCAGGTGGCATTGGTGTTGGTGCCAGTATGTGGCGACGTTAA